A section of the Bryobacteraceae bacterium genome encodes:
- the glnD gene encoding bifunctional uridylyltransferase/uridylyl-removing enzyme, with translation MPSDPAPIPAALCPDEALSRLAARAAAVDEAVCAAWRELFAGSTLALLAVGGYGRGRLFPHSDVDLLVLAGRDLASPAERDRLSELLRRLWDAGLRASHSWRTPAECCHLQPGNPELTVSLLHARFLAGNEELYAAFDAKWRRFAESRRRELAALLCRMMRARHARFHNTIHQLEPDVKEGPGGWRDLQTVEWLARLAAQAPPAEWTALASRVAQVRIFLHERRGRDHNVLDYESQEEAAAGAAPGPQARAEWMRGWYRNANAVLRMVLRAAEPWELDAGSRMSAWLDRTRGLANADFTVLRGKVYFRNPGHLLADAELPLRLFLFVARHGVECAPQTSGRLEPLAGGRVPGRAAGAPFWQELLAQPHAAAGLRAMRDSGWLAALLPEWERIDHLVVPDSSHQFTVDEHTNVAMEMLEALAGEKDPQRQPVAALWQECRREWWQLRLALLLHDTGKGSARDHVEESAAIAADFLRREGFGGREGETVLFLIRNHLLLSQAMQRADLADPAVLEPLARRIQTVEQLRLLVLMTYADISAVGPGMMTAWRLSRLISLYRTLYARLEGELDRLEEGPGAGAWSADARVLMEGLPARYRWSRTPAEIESEARLFAAVQRSGAEVSLSFSHGTWRAVILAADHERLFASLAGAISAHGMEILECEAFTHQAGFAVDVFRFADPHRTLELNPPEQERLAETLRRAALGQIAVEPLLRRRPLRPVPALAAADPPAITISTDVAGKSTVIEVVARDRPALLHDLAVAISGFGCDIGLVLADTRGHRAIDVFYLTRGGRPLDEAAALALRERLERACAARPR, from the coding sequence ATGCCCTCTGATCCGGCGCCGATCCCTGCCGCCCTCTGCCCGGACGAAGCGCTGTCCCGGCTGGCGGCGCGGGCCGCGGCCGTGGACGAGGCGGTGTGCGCGGCATGGCGTGAGCTGTTCGCCGGGTCCACGCTCGCCCTGCTCGCCGTCGGCGGATACGGGCGGGGGCGGCTGTTCCCGCACTCGGATGTCGACCTGCTGGTGCTGGCCGGCCGCGATCTGGCATCGCCGGCCGAGCGCGACCGCCTGTCGGAACTGCTCCGGCGGCTGTGGGACGCGGGACTGCGCGCCTCTCACTCCTGGCGCACACCGGCCGAGTGCTGTCACCTCCAACCGGGCAACCCCGAGCTGACGGTATCCCTGCTGCACGCGCGCTTCCTGGCCGGCAATGAAGAGCTCTACGCCGCCTTCGACGCGAAATGGCGGAGGTTCGCCGAAAGCCGCCGGCGCGAGCTTGCGGCCCTGCTGTGCCGGATGATGCGCGCGCGCCATGCGCGATTTCACAATACGATTCATCAACTCGAGCCGGACGTCAAGGAAGGGCCTGGCGGCTGGCGGGACCTGCAAACGGTGGAATGGCTGGCGAGACTGGCCGCGCAGGCGCCTCCGGCGGAATGGACCGCGTTGGCGTCCCGGGTGGCGCAGGTGCGCATTTTTCTGCACGAGCGGCGTGGGCGCGACCACAACGTGCTCGACTATGAATCGCAGGAGGAGGCCGCGGCGGGCGCTGCTCCGGGCCCGCAGGCGCGGGCGGAGTGGATGCGCGGCTGGTACCGCAACGCCAATGCCGTGCTGCGCATGGTTCTGCGCGCGGCCGAGCCCTGGGAACTGGACGCGGGAAGCCGGATGTCGGCGTGGCTTGACCGGACGCGCGGCCTGGCCAATGCGGACTTCACCGTGTTGCGGGGGAAAGTCTACTTCCGCAACCCGGGCCATCTCCTGGCTGACGCCGAGCTGCCGCTGCGGCTGTTTCTCTTCGTTGCGCGTCATGGGGTCGAGTGCGCGCCGCAAACTTCGGGCCGGCTGGAGCCGCTGGCCGGCGGGCGCGTCCCCGGCCGGGCGGCGGGCGCGCCGTTCTGGCAAGAACTTCTCGCGCAGCCACACGCCGCAGCCGGCTTGCGCGCCATGCGCGACTCCGGCTGGCTGGCGGCGCTGCTGCCGGAGTGGGAGCGCATCGACCATCTGGTGGTGCCGGATTCCTCCCATCAGTTCACCGTGGACGAGCACACCAACGTGGCGATGGAGATGCTGGAGGCGCTCGCCGGAGAGAAGGACCCGCAACGGCAGCCCGTGGCGGCGCTGTGGCAGGAATGCCGCCGCGAGTGGTGGCAATTGCGGCTGGCGCTCCTGTTGCACGATACCGGCAAGGGGTCGGCCCGCGATCACGTGGAAGAGTCGGCCGCCATCGCTGCCGATTTCCTGCGGCGCGAAGGGTTCGGCGGGCGGGAAGGCGAGACCGTCCTGTTCCTGATCCGCAATCACCTCCTGCTGTCTCAGGCAATGCAGAGAGCCGACCTGGCCGACCCGGCCGTGTTGGAGCCGCTGGCGCGAAGAATCCAGACGGTGGAGCAGCTCAGGCTGCTCGTGCTGATGACGTACGCCGACATCAGCGCCGTCGGGCCGGGGATGATGACGGCGTGGCGCCTTTCGCGCCTGATCAGCCTCTACAGGACGCTCTACGCCCGGCTCGAAGGGGAGCTGGACCGGCTCGAAGAGGGTCCCGGGGCGGGAGCGTGGAGTGCTGACGCGCGGGTGCTGATGGAAGGCCTGCCGGCGCGCTACCGCTGGAGCCGCACGCCGGCGGAGATTGAAAGCGAGGCGCGTCTGTTCGCGGCGGTGCAACGCTCCGGCGCCGAGGTCTCGCTTTCATTCAGCCACGGGACCTGGCGGGCCGTCATTCTGGCCGCCGATCACGAACGTCTGTTCGCATCCCTGGCCGGCGCGATCTCGGCCCATGGAATGGAAATTCTGGAATGCGAGGCGTTCACACATCAGGCGGGTTTTGCGGTGGATGTTTTCCGGTTTGCCGACCCGCACCGCACGCTCGAGCTGAATCCGCCCGAGCAGGAGAGGCTGGCCGAGACGCTGCGGCGCGCCGCGTTGGGACAGATCGCGGTGGAGCCGCTGCTGCGCCGCCGCCCGCTGCGGCCCGTGCCTGCGCTGGCGGCCGCGGACCCGCCGGCCATTACGATCAGCACCGACGTGGCGGGCAAATCCACGGTCATCGAGGTCGTCGCCCGGGACCGGCCGGCACTGCTGCACGATCTCGCGGTGGCGATTTCCGGTTTCGGCTGCGATATTGGACTTGTCCTTGCGGACACGCGCGGCCACCGGGCGATTGACGTCTTCTACCTCACGCGCGGTGGTCGGCCGCTTGACGAAGCCGCGGCACTGGCGCTGCGCGAGCGCCTGGAGCGCGCCTGTGCGGCGCGGCCCCGGTGA